In one Lujinxingia vulgaris genomic region, the following are encoded:
- the rplW gene encoding 50S ribosomal protein L23 produces the protein MTNLYDIIIRPALTEKTTQLAEHNQYVFRVDRKANKYQIRQAVEKIFGVDVVKVNTLVMPSKPKRVGRSLGRRAAFKKAIVTVADGQTIDLYALEGTEAGGEV, from the coding sequence ATGACCAACCTCTACGACATCATCATTCGCCCGGCGCTCACCGAGAAGACCACCCAGCTGGCTGAACACAACCAGTACGTGTTCCGCGTCGACCGCAAAGCGAACAAGTACCAGATTCGCCAGGCCGTCGAGAAAATCTTCGGCGTCGACGTTGTCAAGGTCAACACTCTGGTGATGCCCAGCAAGCCCAAGCGTGTGGGACGAAGCCTCGGACGCCGCGCCGCCTTCAAAAAGGCGATCGTGACGGTAGCCGACGGTCAGACCATCGACCTGTACGCGCTCGAGGGGACCGAAGCCGGCGGTGAGGTCTAA
- the rplD gene encoding 50S ribosomal protein L4, translated as MKIEVVDLKNKATGEIELAESVFGVPVREHLFWEVVNWQRAKRRAGTHQTKTRGQVRGGGRKPWRQKGTGRARQGTTRAPHWVGGGTVFGPQPRDYGYAMPKKKRRAALCSALSMKLGKGQLKVVDNWELPQIKTKLAIETLSNLEAPRALVVDVTSRNEGDNSVTHNDNLRLSVRNLKEAKYLAVEGLNVEDILRYDYVILSRSAVEQLQEALQS; from the coding sequence ATGAAAATTGAAGTCGTCGATTTGAAGAACAAGGCGACCGGAGAGATCGAGCTCGCTGAGAGCGTGTTCGGTGTTCCGGTTCGTGAGCATTTGTTCTGGGAAGTGGTCAACTGGCAGCGTGCCAAGCGCCGTGCCGGCACCCACCAGACCAAGACCCGCGGCCAGGTCCGCGGCGGTGGTCGCAAGCCCTGGCGCCAGAAAGGCACCGGCCGCGCCCGCCAGGGTACCACCCGCGCGCCCCACTGGGTCGGCGGTGGCACCGTCTTCGGCCCCCAGCCCCGTGACTACGGCTACGCGATGCCCAAGAAGAAGCGTCGCGCCGCCCTCTGCTCCGCGCTCAGCATGAAGTTGGGTAAGGGGCAGCTCAAAGTCGTGGACAACTGGGAACTCCCCCAGATCAAGACCAAGCTCGCCATCGAGACGTTGAGCAACCTGGAAGCGCCCCGCGCCCTGGTTGTCGATGTGACCTCGCGCAATGAAGGCGATAACTCGGTCACCCACAACGATAATCTTCGCCTGTCGGTGCGCAACCTCAAGGAAGCCAAGTACCTGGCTGTTGAGGGCCTCAACGTTGAGGATATCCTGCGTTATGACTACGTGATTCTCTCGCGCAGCGCCGTCGAGCAACTCCAGGAGGCATTGCAGTCATGA
- the rpsJ gene encoding 30S ribosomal protein S10, protein MANEKIRIKLKAYDHKLLDASAADIVETAKRTGARVAGPIPLPTRINRWTVLRSPFIDKKSREQFEMRTHKRLLDILDPTQQTLDALMRLDLAAGVDVEIKT, encoded by the coding sequence ATGGCGAATGAGAAGATTCGAATCAAGCTGAAGGCGTACGACCACAAGCTGCTCGACGCGTCGGCTGCCGACATCGTAGAGACGGCTAAGCGCACCGGTGCGCGCGTTGCGGGGCCCATACCCCTTCCCACGCGCATCAACCGCTGGACGGTCCTGCGTAGCCCCTTCATCGACAAAAAGTCTCGCGAGCAGTTCGAGATGCGCACCCACAAGCGCCTTCTCGACATCCTCGATCCGACGCAGCAGACGCTCGACGCTCTGATGCGCCTGGATCTCGCTGCGGGCGTGGACGTCGAAATCAAGACCTGA
- the fusA gene encoding elongation factor G, translating to MARSLSLEKTRNIGIMAHIDAGKTTTTERILFYTGKSHKIGEVHDGAAEMDWMEQERERGITITSAATTCYWSTNDVKHRINIIDTPGHVDFTMEVERSLRVLDGAIAVFCGVGGVEPQSETVWRQANRYKVPRIAFVNKLDRIGADLDRVVQMMVDRLKARPVRMQIAIGAEDGFRGVIDLVTMSAIVWHDESLGAEYDILEIPEELKDEAQAAREELLEICAELDEELMDKYLEGETLTEDEIRRAVRKGTLALEIVPVFCGSAYKNKGVQPLLDAVIRYLPAPVDVPAIDGVTPDAYKRLTEGLGEPGEDDMVRRAASDDEPFSALAFKIMSDPYVGHLTYFRVYSGVLSSGSYTYNATKGKRERIGRILLMHANRREEIDEVRAGDIAAVVGMRNTTTGDTLSDEHHPVVLEAIDFPEPVIEIAIEPQTVADQGKLSDSLQKLAVEDPSFQVKVDEETGQTIIAGQGELHLEIIVDRLLREFKVGANVGKPQVAYRETVGNTVTHREKLEKQSGGKGMFAEVEIKLSPNERGQGITFEESIKGGAIPKEFFGAIERGVREATEAGAIAGYPVVDIHVELVDGSFHEVDSNELAFKICALMAVKSAIRDADPQLLEPMMSVEVVTPEEFMGDVIGDINARRGSVGGMEPRAGSQVISAQVPLSAMFGYSTDLRSRSQGRASYSMHFSHYEIVPRAISVALINRMMGIYPD from the coding sequence GTGGCACGAAGTCTATCTCTCGAAAAGACCCGCAACATCGGCATCATGGCGCATATCGACGCCGGTAAGACCACGACCACCGAGCGCATCCTCTTCTACACAGGGAAGTCGCATAAGATTGGCGAGGTCCACGACGGCGCGGCCGAAATGGACTGGATGGAGCAGGAGCGCGAGCGCGGCATCACCATCACCAGCGCCGCGACCACCTGCTACTGGTCGACCAACGACGTCAAACACCGCATCAACATCATCGACACCCCCGGCCACGTCGACTTCACCATGGAAGTCGAACGTTCGCTGCGCGTGCTCGACGGTGCCATCGCGGTCTTCTGCGGCGTCGGCGGCGTTGAGCCCCAGTCCGAAACGGTCTGGCGCCAGGCCAACCGCTACAAGGTCCCCCGGATCGCCTTCGTCAACAAACTCGACCGCATCGGCGCCGATCTCGATCGCGTCGTGCAGATGATGGTCGATCGCCTCAAAGCCCGCCCGGTGCGCATGCAGATCGCCATCGGTGCCGAAGACGGCTTCCGCGGCGTCATCGATCTCGTCACCATGAGCGCCATCGTCTGGCACGATGAGTCGCTCGGCGCCGAGTACGACATCCTCGAGATCCCCGAAGAACTCAAAGACGAGGCCCAGGCCGCGCGCGAAGAACTTCTGGAGATCTGCGCCGAGCTCGACGAAGAGCTCATGGACAAATACCTCGAAGGTGAAACCCTCACCGAAGACGAGATCCGTCGCGCCGTGCGCAAGGGCACGCTCGCGCTTGAGATCGTGCCGGTCTTCTGCGGCTCGGCCTACAAAAACAAAGGCGTCCAGCCCCTGCTTGACGCCGTCATCCGCTACCTCCCGGCCCCGGTCGATGTCCCGGCGATCGATGGCGTCACCCCCGACGCCTACAAGCGCCTGACCGAAGGTCTCGGCGAGCCCGGCGAAGATGACATGGTGCGCCGCGCGGCCTCCGACGATGAGCCCTTCAGCGCGCTGGCCTTCAAGATCATGAGTGATCCCTACGTGGGCCACCTCACCTACTTCCGCGTCTACTCCGGGGTGCTCTCCAGCGGCAGCTACACTTACAACGCCACCAAAGGTAAGCGTGAGCGCATCGGCCGCATCCTCCTGATGCACGCCAACCGCCGCGAAGAGATCGATGAAGTCCGCGCCGGCGACATCGCCGCCGTCGTCGGCATGCGCAACACCACCACCGGCGACACCTTAAGTGATGAGCATCACCCGGTGGTCCTCGAAGCGATCGACTTCCCCGAGCCGGTCATCGAGATCGCCATCGAACCGCAGACCGTCGCCGACCAGGGCAAGCTCTCCGACAGCCTCCAGAAACTCGCTGTCGAAGATCCCAGCTTCCAGGTCAAAGTCGACGAAGAGACCGGCCAGACGATCATCGCAGGGCAGGGCGAACTTCACCTGGAGATCATCGTCGATCGCCTGCTTCGCGAATTCAAAGTCGGCGCCAACGTCGGTAAACCCCAGGTCGCCTACCGCGAAACAGTCGGAAACACCGTCACCCACCGTGAAAAACTCGAGAAGCAGTCCGGTGGCAAGGGCATGTTCGCCGAGGTCGAGATCAAACTCTCGCCCAACGAGCGCGGCCAGGGCATCACCTTCGAAGAGTCCATTAAGGGCGGGGCCATCCCCAAAGAGTTCTTCGGCGCGATCGAACGCGGCGTGCGTGAAGCCACCGAGGCCGGCGCGATCGCTGGCTACCCCGTCGTCGACATCCACGTTGAGCTCGTCGATGGATCCTTCCACGAGGTCGACTCCAACGAGCTGGCTTTCAAGATCTGCGCGCTCATGGCCGTCAAGTCCGCCATCCGCGATGCCGATCCGCAGCTCCTCGAACCGATGATGAGCGTCGAGGTCGTCACCCCCGAAGAGTTCATGGGTGATGTGATCGGCGATATCAACGCCCGCCGCGGATCGGTCGGTGGCATGGAGCCCCGCGCCGGATCACAGGTGATCAGCGCCCAGGTGCCCCTCTCGGCGATGTTCGGCTACTCCACCGATCTGCGCAGCCGCAGCCAGGGTCGCGCCAGCTACTCGATGCACTTCTCGCACTACGAGATTGTGCCCAGAGCGATCAGCGTAGCCCTGATCAACCGCATGATGGGCATCTACCCGGACTGA
- the rpsG gene encoding 30S ribosomal protein S7, translated as MPRRRVVQKRPILPDPKFNDKLITQFVNVMMRDGKKSTAERIMYDTLDVIESKTGGEDPLRVFKRSIDNLRPMVEVRSRRVGGSTYQVPVEVRPERRTALAIRWLIQAARARNEKTMVDKLTNEILDASNNRGTAVRNKENVHRMAEANRAFAHYRW; from the coding sequence ATGCCAAGAAGAAGAGTGGTCCAGAAGCGCCCGATCCTCCCGGATCCCAAGTTCAACGACAAGCTGATCACCCAGTTTGTCAACGTCATGATGCGCGACGGCAAGAAGTCCACCGCCGAACGCATCATGTACGATACCCTCGATGTCATCGAGTCGAAGACTGGTGGCGAAGATCCCCTCCGCGTCTTCAAGCGCAGCATCGACAACCTGCGTCCGATGGTTGAAGTTCGCTCGCGCCGCGTCGGTGGTTCCACCTACCAGGTGCCCGTCGAAGTCCGCCCCGAGCGCCGCACCGCCCTGGCCATCCGCTGGCTGATCCAGGCCGCGCGTGCCCGCAACGAAAAGACGATGGTCGACAAGCTCACCAACGAGATCCTCGACGCGTCGAACAACCGCGGCACCGCCGTGCGTAACAAAGAGAACGTGCACCGTATGGCCGAGGCCAACCGCGCGTTCGCGCACTACCGCTGGTAA
- the rpsL gene encoding 30S ribosomal protein S12, which translates to MPTINQLVRKGRKKIVSKTTAPALKSCPQKRGVCTRVYTTTPKKPNSALRKVARVRLTNGMEVTSYIPGEGHNLQEHSVVLIRGGRVKDLPGVRYHIVRGTLDAVGVQSRRQGRSKYGTKKPR; encoded by the coding sequence ATGCCCACGATTAACCAACTGGTTCGCAAAGGTCGCAAAAAGATTGTCTCCAAGACGACGGCGCCGGCTCTTAAGAGCTGCCCGCAGAAGCGTGGTGTCTGCACCCGCGTCTACACCACGACTCCCAAGAAGCCGAACTCCGCGCTTCGTAAGGTCGCTCGTGTTCGTCTGACCAACGGTATGGAAGTCACCAGCTACATCCCCGGTGAGGGACACAACCTCCAGGAGCACAGTGTCGTGCTCATCCGTGGCGGTCGTGTCAAAGACTTGCCCGGTGTGCGCTACCACATCGTTCGCGGCACCCTCGACGCCGTCGGCGTCCAGTCCCGCCGTCAGGGCCGCAGCAAGTACGGCACCAAGAAGCCGCGCTAA
- a CDS encoding lasso peptide biosynthesis B2 protein: MPLRRLVAAGVRHAEAFALVAAAHLLIETTGWDRARAASDRLLPRRGRDRAPSLPEAHHALAIAIEQSVLRTSRLIPGARCAPRALAARHMLARRGIPSKLIVGLRLKPRPEGHAWLEIGTPPDLVRLFARDPSTYTPLDALTGKRPASPRSPTPTPSSA, translated from the coding sequence ATGCCCCTTCGACGCCTCGTCGCCGCCGGCGTCCGCCACGCAGAGGCTTTTGCCCTGGTCGCCGCCGCACACCTTCTTATCGAAACCACCGGCTGGGATCGCGCGCGCGCCGCAAGCGATCGCCTCCTGCCCCGGCGCGGCCGCGATCGCGCCCCCTCACTACCCGAGGCGCATCACGCGCTCGCTATTGCCATCGAGCAAAGCGTTCTTCGCACAAGCCGCCTTATCCCAGGCGCCCGCTGCGCCCCCCGCGCGCTGGCCGCCCGCCACATGCTCGCCAGACGCGGCATCCCCTCAAAGCTCATCGTCGGCCTGCGCCTCAAGCCTCGCCCCGAAGGCCACGCCTGGCTGGAGATCGGCACTCCTCCCGACCTCGTGCGCCTCTTTGCCCGCGATCCCTCCACCTACACCCCCCTGGACGCTCTCACCGGGAAGAGGCCCGCATCGCCCCGATCTCCAACGCCCACGCCATCTTCTGCGTAG
- a CDS encoding HPr kinase/phosphorylase: MSALNHYRIYDQPIACDRPLNFAPIPSSEREDHTGIWTIEERDRPSIEGDRIHDLEDHPGGDRLEVFQSAAGQGEITYADWHFAFDLPSHQIAYEPPENSAWALDTLLERIVLPIALLTTDRPLVALHGSALRLPDGDTIAIIGDSGAGKSTTALGLVRRGATLLADDLVLVDVERRLLLAGAPSLRLALPQDAIPEASISLPTPSPDPKRIFVLPDAPASGRALPLTHLFSLGGEPHSDRDFELTQPRGGHAAALLLDQCFAFSQADPAADEARFRRAMRLLRTSPLTRVEFRRGANTLTQLDAIAHALGTNAEAH, translated from the coding sequence ATGAGCGCCTTGAACCACTACCGCATCTACGACCAGCCCATCGCCTGCGATCGCCCCCTGAACTTCGCACCGATCCCCTCCTCAGAGCGCGAAGATCACACGGGCATCTGGACGATCGAAGAGCGCGATCGCCCTTCAATAGAGGGCGATCGCATCCACGATCTCGAAGATCACCCCGGCGGCGATCGCCTCGAAGTCTTCCAATCCGCAGCAGGGCAGGGCGAGATCACCTACGCCGACTGGCACTTCGCCTTCGATCTTCCCAGCCACCAGATCGCGTACGAGCCCCCCGAGAACTCCGCCTGGGCGCTCGACACTCTGCTGGAACGCATCGTCCTCCCCATCGCGCTGCTCACCACCGATCGCCCCCTGGTCGCCCTCCACGGCAGCGCGCTGCGACTTCCCGACGGCGACACCATCGCCATCATCGGCGACTCCGGCGCCGGCAAGAGCACCACTGCGCTGGGGCTTGTGCGTCGCGGCGCCACACTGCTGGCCGACGATCTGGTGCTCGTCGATGTCGAGCGACGCCTCCTGCTGGCCGGCGCCCCCTCACTCCGACTGGCCCTCCCGCAGGACGCCATCCCCGAGGCCAGCATAAGCCTTCCCACACCCTCGCCCGATCCCAAACGCATCTTCGTACTCCCCGACGCCCCCGCCTCCGGCCGCGCGCTGCCCCTGACCCACCTCTTCAGCCTGGGCGGCGAGCCGCACTCCGATCGTGACTTCGAGCTGACCCAACCCCGCGGCGGACACGCCGCCGCGCTCCTCCTCGACCAGTGTTTTGCCTTCTCCCAGGCCGATCCCGCTGCCGACGAGGCCCGCTTTCGCCGCGCGATGCGCCTGCTGCGCACCTCGCCACTGACCCGCGTGGAGTTTCGCCGCGGCGCAAACACCCTCACCCAGCTCGACGCCATCGCCCACGCCCTGGGCACCAACGCCGAGGCGCACTGA
- a CDS encoding PqqD family protein — MTFTDSQRFTAREDLVVEAIDDQIVILDLNGDRCFGLNAQGVLLWQRIREDAPTVAELIALLQQTYAIDVERARTDLLAFLSALQSAGLLLEHTQTS; from the coding sequence ATGACTTTCACCGACTCCCAGCGTTTTACCGCCCGCGAAGATCTCGTCGTCGAAGCGATCGACGATCAGATCGTCATCCTCGACTTAAACGGCGATCGCTGCTTTGGTCTCAATGCCCAGGGCGTGCTGCTGTGGCAACGCATCCGCGAAGACGCCCCTACGGTCGCCGAGCTCATCGCGCTGCTCCAGCAGACCTACGCCATCGACGTCGAGCGTGCCCGCACAGACCTCCTCGCCTTCTTGAGCGCTCTGCAGAGTGCCGGCCTCCTGCTGGAGCACACCCAGACCTCATGA
- a CDS encoding ABC transporter ATP-binding protein, whose protein sequence is MPPQALLRHFRPRWLILATTSLIVSQIIGLATPYLIKLAIDEGIARANADLLWTLGAAGLILYTLGALTRFSGQWYATLAGEDFWEGARDEVFQHVQKLSLATLATQRTGELVSRIYSDTFHIKQLATSVLPAITSLLVGVGGTAAILIWLDPRLALLAAIPLPVGWLLLHIFRRRVRPMSRARLETMAALHSSLHEGLAGIADIQALGAREIFARRVRDAGRSLKAAELALASHRARLGPAVDLALSLVLLATLVIGGQYVIDGSLSVGTLVVFYFYVGRCLGPLRGVPGILYGWHGARAAAERIDALLAIEPRKPAEPSQLTPRPGPLTVRVESLSFAYPSSNIAASSTSPGVIAGLDLEIAPSEAVAILGPSGAGKSTTGRLLLNLFDPEEGRVILQGIDARQWPLAELRRRVGYVGQEIFLFDGSLRDNLFIAMNPEERRRAEPYLDAILKLAGLQDFVHDHPDGLDAPMGERGARLSGGQKKRVALARALLRDPDLIIIDQMATDLEESLNARIFSALRDRKLTMIYLGHRVPAGLNPEHVFWMEAGCLHPGPPDLYQP, encoded by the coding sequence TTGCCCCCCCAAGCACTACTCCGACATTTCCGGCCCCGCTGGCTGATCCTGGCCACCACCTCGCTGATCGTCTCGCAAATCATCGGCCTGGCCACTCCCTACCTGATCAAGCTGGCCATCGACGAAGGCATCGCCCGGGCCAACGCCGATCTGCTCTGGACGCTGGGAGCTGCCGGTCTCATCCTCTACACCCTGGGGGCGCTTACCCGCTTCAGCGGCCAGTGGTACGCCACTCTCGCCGGCGAAGACTTCTGGGAGGGCGCCCGCGACGAGGTCTTCCAGCACGTCCAGAAGCTCTCGCTCGCTACCCTCGCCACCCAGCGCACCGGCGAGCTGGTCAGTCGCATCTACAGCGACACCTTTCATATCAAACAGCTCGCCACCTCGGTGCTCCCCGCCATCACCTCGCTTCTGGTCGGCGTGGGCGGCACCGCTGCGATCCTCATCTGGCTCGATCCTCGCCTGGCGCTCCTGGCCGCCATCCCCTTGCCTGTAGGTTGGCTTCTTTTGCACATCTTCCGCCGACGCGTTCGGCCGATGAGCCGGGCGCGTCTGGAGACGATGGCCGCCCTGCACAGTTCGCTTCACGAGGGTCTGGCAGGGATCGCCGACATTCAGGCCCTGGGGGCCCGCGAGATCTTTGCTCGCCGCGTTCGGGACGCCGGCCGCTCTCTCAAAGCTGCCGAGCTCGCCCTGGCCAGCCACCGCGCGCGCCTGGGCCCCGCAGTTGACCTGGCCCTCTCGCTGGTGCTCCTGGCAACGCTCGTCATCGGCGGCCAGTACGTCATTGACGGAAGCCTGAGCGTAGGCACCCTGGTGGTCTTTTATTTTTATGTGGGCCGCTGCTTAGGACCGCTGCGTGGCGTGCCCGGCATCCTCTACGGCTGGCATGGCGCGCGCGCCGCCGCCGAGCGCATCGACGCGCTCCTCGCCATCGAGCCTCGCAAGCCTGCCGAGCCCTCCCAACTCACCCCACGGCCCGGCCCGCTGACCGTGCGCGTCGAGTCGCTGAGCTTTGCCTACCCATCCTCAAACATCGCGGCCTCCTCAACCTCCCCGGGCGTCATCGCGGGTCTCGACCTGGAGATCGCCCCCTCGGAAGCCGTTGCGATCCTCGGGCCGTCCGGAGCCGGCAAGAGCACCACGGGCCGACTTCTCCTCAACCTCTTCGATCCCGAAGAAGGCCGCGTCATCCTCCAGGGCATCGACGCTCGCCAGTGGCCGCTGGCCGAGCTGCGCCGGCGTGTGGGCTATGTGGGCCAGGAGATCTTTTTGTTCGACGGGTCGCTGCGCGATAACCTCTTCATCGCCATGAACCCCGAAGAGCGCCGGCGTGCCGAACCTTACCTCGACGCCATCTTAAAGCTGGCCGGTCTTCAAGACTTTGTGCACGATCACCCCGACGGGCTCGATGCCCCGATGGGCGAGCGTGGCGCGCGGCTTTCCGGCGGCCAGAAGAAGAGGGTGGCGCTGGCTCGTGCTCTACTGCGAGATCCCGACCTGATCATCATCGATCAGATGGCCACCGACCTTGAGGAGTCGCTCAACGCGCGCATCTTCAGTGCGCTGCGTGACCGAAAGCTCACCATGATCTATCTGGGGCACCGCGTGCCGGCAGGCCTCAACCCCGAACACGTCTTCTGGATGGAGGCGGGCTGCCTGCATCCCGGTCCCCCCGATCTCTACCAACCCTGA
- a CDS encoding asparagine synthase-related protein: MSAQEKVPLKATLPGAILPVGDLLIQGHCGTPEILVRGPAVYQLALIAQDNSGWLCILGPPSAGEPLLDPTLPMHQRLARLHHLTSRSHHARGLAQLPDLGVAVALRWDARRRELSVRRDAFGRVPLVHSKHPEQVAEGGLVSTRPVLLAPFSAPLRPPDAWHYFSRAQDAPLRDDFWPGVQRFFPGEERRFVAGTWETTHRLWSRNRHPRSGRPHDDHAEERFAQLLAHATRAAIREPGPVFTLSGGLDSTSLVALAREQKGHRNLATASMVSSRHPGFDERPTIETLVHRWRTSHRFVDIGAPELWSPQRANPGVEDWGPVVVWEAPYMRYFFATLRKGMAPDTCTLVFGFGADQLLFANELHYLEQIAAHATPELLRSLLLQAATRRRWRRAARVLAARTGLLTRWRARFRPDSDPRQGLLEGWKWEASMRAFERYRRDQGVRLAFPFLQRDLWETMLASSPGELRHGGLPKAHLRKILHHRAPDALTFAPKGGLFDEVVACGLHRLFAPSAACSLSQQPPSHSPFTAEQRRVALDWLRQGAPPEKRYEAAVTRYLTSFESWLLTVQ; this comes from the coding sequence ATGAGTGCGCAAGAGAAAGTTCCGCTGAAGGCGACGCTTCCAGGCGCTATCCTGCCCGTCGGAGATCTCCTCATTCAGGGGCATTGTGGCACCCCGGAGATCCTCGTCAGAGGGCCGGCCGTCTATCAGCTCGCGCTGATCGCGCAGGACAACTCCGGCTGGCTCTGCATTCTGGGGCCTCCATCTGCGGGCGAACCCCTGCTGGACCCGACGTTACCGATGCATCAGCGCCTCGCCCGACTGCACCATCTGACGTCGCGTAGCCATCATGCCCGGGGGCTGGCTCAACTTCCCGACCTGGGAGTGGCAGTGGCCCTGCGATGGGACGCACGGCGTCGCGAACTCAGCGTGCGCAGAGATGCCTTCGGGCGCGTTCCCCTGGTGCACTCGAAGCACCCGGAGCAGGTGGCTGAGGGGGGCCTTGTCAGTACTCGCCCGGTCTTACTGGCTCCCTTCTCAGCACCTCTTCGGCCACCAGACGCCTGGCACTACTTCTCCCGCGCTCAAGACGCGCCTCTCCGAGACGACTTCTGGCCCGGGGTCCAACGTTTTTTCCCCGGCGAGGAGCGACGCTTTGTCGCGGGAACCTGGGAGACGACGCACAGGCTGTGGAGCCGCAATCGGCACCCGAGGTCGGGGCGCCCGCACGACGACCACGCGGAAGAGCGCTTCGCCCAGCTGCTCGCACATGCTACCCGCGCCGCAATCCGGGAGCCGGGGCCTGTCTTTACGCTGAGCGGTGGCCTCGACTCCACCTCACTGGTCGCGCTGGCTCGTGAGCAGAAGGGCCATCGCAACCTCGCCACGGCCTCGATGGTGTCATCACGCCATCCCGGCTTTGATGAACGCCCTACCATTGAGACCTTGGTTCATCGGTGGCGCACGTCGCATCGCTTCGTCGATATCGGAGCTCCCGAACTCTGGTCGCCGCAACGCGCTAACCCGGGCGTTGAAGACTGGGGACCGGTGGTCGTCTGGGAAGCTCCCTATATGCGCTACTTTTTCGCTACGCTGCGCAAGGGGATGGCCCCAGACACCTGCACCCTCGTCTTCGGGTTCGGGGCCGATCAACTCCTCTTCGCCAACGAACTTCATTACCTGGAGCAGATCGCAGCTCACGCCACTCCGGAACTTCTCCGCTCCCTTCTCCTCCAGGCCGCAACGCGCCGGCGATGGCGTCGGGCCGCTCGCGTACTCGCCGCAAGAACGGGACTTCTCACGCGTTGGCGGGCTCGCTTTCGTCCCGACAGCGACCCACGCCAGGGTCTGCTGGAGGGGTGGAAGTGGGAGGCGTCGATGCGCGCCTTCGAGCGCTACCGCCGGGATCAGGGGGTGCGTCTGGCGTTTCCTTTCCTGCAGCGTGATCTCTGGGAAACGATGCTCGCAAGTTCCCCCGGCGAGCTGCGCCACGGAGGACTTCCCAAAGCGCATTTGCGTAAGATCCTTCACCACCGCGCTCCCGACGCGCTGACCTTCGCCCCCAAAGGTGGACTCTTCGACGAGGTCGTCGCCTGCGGACTCCATCGCCTCTTTGCACCGAGCGCGGCCTGCTCCCTGTCTCAACAGCCACCCTCGCACTCGCCATTCACCGCCGAGCAACGACGTGTCGCTCTGGACTGGCTTCGCCAGGGAGCTCCCCCCGAGAAGCGCTATGAGGCGGCGGTCACACGCTACCTCACCTCGTTCGAATCCTGGCTTCTGACCGTGCAGTAA